AAGTGATGTGAACACAGTTGTCTGGAGAAGAAGCAACTAAGAGAAACAATTATTCAGCTTCAAGTACAGGTAAAACACTTAACAGAACAAGTCATGGAAGCTACAAGGTTCAGAAAGGATCCAAGAGGGTGTAAACCAAGAGAGGAAGATCCTAACTCAACTACAACAGGAAAATCAGACCCTTAGGCAGAGACTGgagcacaactgtcaggtcataAAATATGCTGAGAGTAGAGCAGAGGGACCTCAGAAGGAGCTGGCTGAACTAGAGCACTGCCTGTTCACTTTGCAGACTGAGAGGAATCTACTGTGGCAAGAAGTATGGAGGCTCCATAAGGAATATATCAGCCTCACTAACCACGTCTCACTGCAGCTGAAAGAGTACAAGGCTGCTAGTCTCTCAGCTGATGTGAATGAGGCATTCAGGGAAGGCCACAGAGAGCATTGCAATCcaacacaaaaatgttcattccCTTATTGGTAATAGCACCTTATAGGTAACGCATGGCTAAAACATTTTGATTATGATCATTAATTACAACTTCTTTTAAACTGTTTTCTGGCTTGGTAGGAGACACAAAACACAGCAGTGACCAAAGATGCCAGAACAAATGAGAGAGACGAGATACAAAAACTTGGGAACCTGAATGAGGACAGTTACCACAAAATTTAAGTTGACATAACAGGCAGTAATAGTAGAGTTGTTAGTTCTTTTCAAATTTGtcccattttaattttattgaatatttacattatacatttatttatattaatattatatttattttatttattaattctaaAATGTAATTCCTATAGGGAAAATGGTAATAGGTCAGGGCAAATGTTGATTAACTGTCTTTGACAATGTTCTgccaataaatataatatttatttattatttcatgtacaccTAGATTTCAAGGGTtgttcataaaaataataaaaagtaaaagtGAACAAATAACAGGCAGTACGAGTAAAGTTGTTAGTactttaaattgtattacattttaattttattgaatatttatattattcatatttattttatttcttctaaaAGTGTATTACCAAGGTTtgttcataaaaataataaatattgaatatttatattattcacatttattttatttcttctaaaAGTGTATTACCAAGGGTtgttcataaaaataataaatattgaatatttatattattcatatttattttatttcttctaaaAGTGTATTACCAAGGGTTgttcataaaaattataaaaagtgaACAAATAATAGACTGTAATAGTAGAGTTGTtagttttttaaaatgtataaaatttaaattgtattgaatatttacataaaaatttagaattcataaataaaataaatataatattaatataaatgtataattactaGAGGAAAAGTGGTAATAGGACAGGGCAAATATCGATTAACTGTCTTTGACAATGTTCTGCCAATAGATATAATATTTCTTCATTGTTTCATGCATTCCCAATTTTTAAAGGTCGATAATTACAACAAATAATGAAAAGCAAACAATCTTGCTTGTTCTGAAACTAAAAGGTATGTTTGCATGTTAGAATCTGATACAAATGTTTCTGTCTAAACTGTGATTTCCCCTCATGATTATTAGTTCTTAATTGAAAATCTACAATTATAATCAATTGTATAACAGTAAACATTGATCAAAACAGAACATATTTTGCCATCCTTAGGGCCATGCTCAGTGTCTGAATCATTTACATATAAACTAGTCACATTCAAGTCGGCAGGTGGCAGGACAAGACTACAATTTATCTGTATGACGTCATCAACAAGCGTGTTACGATACGTCAGCAAACATGGCAGCCTCCTGGTGATAGAAGCTGAATTTGTTCATTCATCAAAGGAATAAAAATGGTAAAATTACTATTTTGAATTAAACTGTGCAACTTACAACGATATTTCATGAATTTTTAATGCATGTAATGGGGTCAGTGTATCACGCGATACTCATGTGAAACATTTAGTTTAGAGAGAATGACACtttgaagaaaaaatatttatgttctcAATTTCCCACAGGTTCTTTCAGAAGATAACAACATTATTTTTCGAGTCAAAGGCATCTTGGAGTTTGTTTGCCAGCTTGACAACTCTAATGGTAACACTCATATAAACTGTTAAATGTGATGAGCTAGATTTGGAAACACTTCAAGAAggttgtttttacagtatttattaagctttgtttatgttatttaatcaaactactgttgttcattgtttgctcatgtaagttcataatgcattatctaatgaaaatgtattcattttgatGGAAAAAGGTTTTGGTGTATGTAGCCTAGAAATGAACATAaaccatgattaataaatgctgtaaaagtattgcttattgtcagttcatgttaactattgtgttaaccaatgttaacaaatacaaccttattgtaaaatgtaagtgTTACCCTGGATTTTGTTATGAACTCCCACTtctagtttttgttttgtgtgaagaaTACATTTTTGCCCATGGAAATCATAGTCCAAATACTTGAAAATACAATACTAAAGTTTTATAGTACTAAAGtgcctctctcttttcttttttgcagaGGCGAAAAGTCAAATCACCATTTCAAAAAGTTTCCAGGGTCTCTGTTCCAAAGTATCATCAAAGAATCTCGTTTTCTCTGTCTGTGACAGTACTTTATCTAATATGGCCCAACACTTGTTTCCAGTCAGGCGTAGAGAGCTTGACAGAAGCATCAGCATGTGGAGATATTCTGCAGTATATAGAGTATGTTGTAACAACCATGGCCTTAGTGTAGAACATTGTGCAGTATTTACAATAAGGATACTCTCTAAGATAATTACTTGAAACtcattgttcattttgtgtttcacaggacAGATGATAGCAGAAGCAAG
This DNA window, taken from Xyrauchen texanus isolate HMW12.3.18 chromosome 5, RBS_HiC_50CHRs, whole genome shotgun sequence, encodes the following:
- the si:dkey-256e7.8 gene encoding LOW QUALITY PROTEIN: interaptin (The sequence of the model RefSeq protein was modified relative to this genomic sequence to represent the inferred CDS: deleted 3 bases in 2 codons; substituted 1 base at 1 genomic stop codon), with amino-acid sequence MENNAQTSEGDHANVMDSKTTIPHLEIIIVVKRVTGCHEESLAAKSTRQPQFASTDLERCTELEKENTEVKDKLKNMDNYCRECKTELHAFVKEFREFKTSTTALKNKQLLIKNQQMRQRITEALKQNRQTQSEDLERITKXCEHSCLEKKQLRETIIQLQVQVKHLTEQVMEATRFRKDPRGVNQERKILTQLQQENQTLRQRLEHNCQVIKYAESRAEGPQKELAELEHCLFTLQTERNLLWQEVWRLHKEYISLTNHVSLQLKEYKAASLSADETQNTAVTKDARTNERDEIQKLGNLNEDSYHKI